Proteins from a single region of Bdellovibrio bacteriovorus HD100:
- a CDS encoding TIGR02147 family protein — MSPHLILKRIIKEKQAHNPRVSLRRIAARMGISSGRLSEILSEKRPLTAYYADKFCAALNLPESDISALKRSLAAPTDKQTFGPVLEEHVVEKLADWKPYALLSFFQTTIYASLRHQHDTRESQIQEISKRLNLTTRELTVLLDAMTQTGLIEWDNSAWRPTHNEATTGYDIPSHARMQGLIADLHLAQEKIKNISVHERDFSSMTLTMDPKDIHKAKKLIRDFRRNFVRVMEKGSKKSVHQISIQFFPIVSSDDPSKESL; from the coding sequence ATGTCGCCTCATTTGATTTTAAAGAGAATTATTAAAGAGAAACAGGCCCACAACCCTCGTGTGTCGCTGCGACGAATCGCTGCAAGGATGGGGATCTCTTCCGGGCGGCTGTCAGAGATTCTCAGCGAGAAACGCCCTCTCACCGCCTATTACGCCGATAAGTTTTGTGCCGCACTGAATCTTCCAGAATCGGATATCAGTGCGCTGAAAAGATCCCTGGCGGCACCGACCGACAAACAAACCTTTGGGCCGGTTTTAGAAGAGCACGTTGTTGAAAAGCTCGCTGACTGGAAACCCTACGCCCTGCTAAGCTTCTTCCAAACAACGATCTACGCTTCCCTTCGCCATCAACACGACACTCGCGAATCCCAAATTCAGGAAATATCAAAGCGTCTTAACCTAACAACACGGGAACTGACGGTGTTGCTCGATGCCATGACTCAGACCGGACTGATCGAGTGGGATAACAGCGCTTGGCGCCCGACTCATAATGAGGCCACGACCGGTTACGACATTCCCAGCCACGCACGAATGCAGGGCCTTATTGCCGACTTGCATCTGGCTCAAGAAAAAATCAAGAACATCAGTGTCCATGAACGGGATTTCAGCTCCATGACGCTGACCATGGATCCCAAAGATATTCACAAAGCAAAAAAGCTGATCCGTGATTTCCGCAGGAACTTTGTGCGCGTCATGGAAAAGGGTTCTAAAAAAAGCGTCCACCAGATCAGCATTCAATTCTTTCCCATTGTGAGCTCAGATGACCCGTCGAAGGAGTCTTTATGA
- a CDS encoding DUF502 domain-containing protein, which produces MKQLQKIFLQGLVTFLPIALTIYIIYAGVAIVDSFLGDALRQILPVYIPGLGFLITLVLILLLGLLLNNLLAGGIFQKLEQKLTKVPFIKAIYSPLRDLMNLFSKGGGPGGLQKVVLVDISEGENPIRAMGLVTRENFKDVPAIEQNAGDRVAVYIPMSYGLGGFTLMIPRNRITPLDMPIEKAMSLAITGWVKAEKNEGEIK; this is translated from the coding sequence ATGAAACAACTTCAGAAGATCTTCTTGCAGGGCCTCGTTACATTTCTGCCCATCGCTCTGACTATATATATTATCTATGCCGGCGTAGCGATCGTGGACAGCTTCCTTGGGGATGCTCTTCGCCAGATTCTTCCCGTTTACATCCCGGGACTGGGCTTCCTGATTACACTTGTCCTGATTCTGCTTTTGGGCCTGCTGCTGAACAACCTTCTGGCTGGCGGCATCTTCCAGAAGCTGGAACAAAAGCTGACCAAAGTTCCTTTCATCAAAGCCATCTACAGCCCCCTGCGTGATCTGATGAATTTGTTTTCAAAGGGCGGCGGTCCGGGTGGTTTGCAGAAGGTTGTTCTGGTCGACATCAGTGAGGGCGAAAACCCGATCCGCGCGATGGGCCTAGTGACCCGTGAAAACTTCAAAGATGTTCCTGCCATTGAACAAAATGCCGGAGATCGCGTCGCCGTTTACATCCCCATGAGCTATGGTTTGGGTGGATTCACACTGATGATTCCAAGAAACCGCATCACCCCACTGGATATGCCAATCGAAAAAGCCATGAGTCTTGCCATCACCGGCTGGGTGAAGGCTGAAAAAAACGAAGGTGAGATCAAGTAA
- a CDS encoding S8 family serine peptidase encodes MTPILRGLFISLVLIGWNAGAQTAPEAVPGEYLIKFKASSGGAGLAQTKLQGKANLKAAFPGLGVFQVSMKSDVDEKATFEALKNDPDIEYIEPNFVLKKNEVEPNGPVERLSYEQVVASGYVSSNPSVYSQSTADTRVADSWGYQTALDAQHGKVIVAVVDTGLDKAHDVFKPYNANGTGGTGALWINQIEASGTPGVDDDQNGFVDDINGWNFISNTGNFYDDDDHGTHVAGIVVGAGQNIFARPLAESKIQIMPLKFLGAGGSGSTANAIKAIYYAVNNGAKVINNSWGGSGYSRSLHDAITYAYDHHVLVVSAAGNYGSNNDSAPMYPANYDVPSNIAIASTSKWDDRSGFSNYGSYTVHLGSPGEYIESTVPGNETLKMSGTSMAAPFVAGMAALALREAPGLSGYQLKQLVIQSADQVYSLNGIVSSSARIDALSLLTGAQSMASAQSSQPSYKPSYLSERSVASDAGAGGGGCGLVRSVINQGPGSGQGGSGGGAAGVVFGLLMVPLILWQVLRARDPKARRKHDRFKMSSEIRVQVGDRELVGSVNTISQGGLSFNTDQALEKGGIVTMRIQSPDGHEVIEVQGQVVWCEENKAYGVAFENARTGTLAMIRDWTSGLIKT; translated from the coding sequence GTGACGCCGATTCTAAGAGGTCTATTTATATCTTTGGTTCTGATAGGGTGGAATGCAGGGGCTCAGACAGCTCCTGAAGCCGTTCCTGGGGAATATCTGATCAAGTTCAAAGCCTCTTCCGGAGGTGCGGGCCTGGCTCAGACCAAATTGCAGGGGAAGGCCAACCTCAAAGCCGCCTTTCCGGGGCTGGGAGTTTTCCAGGTTTCCATGAAGTCCGACGTTGATGAAAAGGCCACCTTTGAGGCCCTGAAAAACGACCCGGATATTGAGTATATTGAACCCAATTTTGTTTTGAAAAAGAATGAAGTGGAGCCCAACGGGCCTGTCGAGCGCCTGTCCTATGAACAGGTTGTGGCATCTGGTTATGTGTCCTCCAATCCGTCTGTTTATTCCCAGTCCACGGCGGACACGCGTGTGGCGGACTCCTGGGGGTATCAGACTGCGCTGGATGCCCAGCATGGCAAAGTGATTGTGGCTGTCGTGGATACGGGGCTTGATAAAGCTCATGACGTTTTCAAGCCTTACAATGCCAATGGCACGGGTGGTACCGGTGCGCTTTGGATCAACCAGATCGAGGCCAGCGGAACTCCGGGTGTCGATGACGACCAGAATGGTTTTGTGGATGATATTAACGGTTGGAACTTTATCTCCAACACCGGAAATTTCTATGACGACGATGACCACGGAACTCACGTGGCCGGGATCGTTGTGGGGGCGGGGCAGAATATCTTTGCACGTCCCTTGGCTGAATCCAAAATTCAGATCATGCCTTTGAAATTCCTGGGGGCCGGGGGCTCCGGTTCTACAGCCAATGCCATTAAGGCCATCTATTATGCCGTGAACAACGGAGCGAAGGTGATCAACAACTCGTGGGGTGGTTCGGGTTACAGCCGCTCGCTGCATGATGCGATCACCTATGCCTATGACCATCACGTGCTGGTGGTGTCAGCGGCCGGGAACTATGGAAGCAACAATGACTCGGCTCCGATGTATCCGGCCAATTACGATGTTCCAAGCAATATTGCCATCGCTTCGACGTCCAAGTGGGATGACCGCTCGGGGTTCTCGAACTATGGCAGCTACACAGTTCATCTGGGAAGTCCGGGTGAATATATTGAAAGTACCGTTCCGGGCAACGAGACTTTGAAGATGTCCGGGACCAGTATGGCTGCGCCGTTTGTGGCAGGCATGGCAGCTTTGGCTTTGCGTGAAGCGCCGGGGCTGTCCGGTTATCAGTTGAAACAACTGGTGATTCAGTCGGCTGATCAGGTGTACAGCCTGAACGGCATAGTTTCCTCCAGCGCGCGCATCGATGCTTTGAGTCTGTTGACCGGGGCACAAAGCATGGCCTCGGCTCAATCTTCCCAGCCTTCTTATAAGCCGTCCTATCTGTCCGAGCGCTCTGTGGCCTCAGACGCCGGAGCCGGCGGGGGCGGGTGCGGTCTTGTAAGATCCGTGATCAACCAGGGGCCGGGTTCTGGCCAGGGTGGGTCCGGTGGTGGGGCTGCGGGTGTGGTGTTCGGATTGTTGATGGTGCCTTTGATCTTGTGGCAGGTTTTGCGGGCCCGTGATCCGAAAGCGCGCCGTAAGCACGATCGCTTCAAGATGAGTTCAGAAATCCGCGTTCAGGTCGGTGACCGTGAGCTGGTGGGTTCTGTGAACACGATTTCTCAGGGTGGTTTGTCCTTTAATACCGATCAGGCGCTGGAAAAAGGCGGTATCGTCACCATGCGCATCCAAAGCCCGGATGGCCACGAAGTCATCGAGGTGCAGGGACAAGTGGTCTGGTGCGAAGAGAACAAAGCCTACGGGGTTGCATTCGAAAATGCACGAACCGGAACTCTTGCAATGATCCGCGATTGGACCAGTGGTTTAATCAAGACTTAG
- a CDS encoding tail fiber domain-containing protein: MNKFIHWCAIAVCFAGQSTLAAGGTHKGISFQGVIRLPSGDYPSAAGVSVRGLVLSANNCILREEEFSSVNIVNGYINLVIGQGVTDGDDPGFTMTEVMDNSKVRSGLKCIEAGGGRVSGSFNPGASSGVRKFRIDLAVNGIPVLADFNMRAMAYAVNSETLNGKEESDFLQVDPGKGVTQTNLEKVLAQTTKLENLLSNVNPDGTVTATSALTAVVAQSLDSAYTVPVSQGGTGATTSMAALQNLLPIQTGKTNYYLQTDGTNASWQPVVAGGGTITSVVAGAGLAGGATAGAATLSLEELNTQGTYTKVTADKYGRVTTGTTLADSDIPALPANKITSGTLTVDVQSTNVSATNLAGQNLKIWNGSNYLTFTYPAGGAGYSLEWPAMTNAANANMVLQTDGAGKLQWVALPTGAFQESTSLGQDLSGTLPNPKVVKINEIPVAKALATDDQKFLKYVDGTGWVPHYVKLSELKDSLGTGSAFNVASCTASQTMGWSSITDKFECQDIQLSLAGTGVTGTLPVTKGGTGLSAAGTANQLLGMNGAGSALEYKTIPTCGANQYVTFNGTSFSCVNGAPSGSAGGDLTGTYPNPTLKATGTAGTYTKVTTDAQGRVTSGAAVAAADITTALGYTPVNKAGDSVTGNLIFDNTKGSEYKGTSANTATLTGPNAAIGTSYVLRLPATQGTANQVMSVDGSGNLGWMTLGSLATSGTVNNSNWSGTALSIANGGTGATTQAGAANAVLPSQSTNAGKYLTTNGTDVSWAAVPTVTYGTTAGTALQGNQTFAGDVTGTVGVMKVEKLQNRSVAATAPTNGQVLKWNNGTSTWEPSADTDTNTTYTAGTGLSLAGTVFSVDTVPLANGGTGATTQAGAQTALGIGTAGTKDTGTISGKVPLIGLTGITANSMCTSDGTSSLVCNSPIPTGSKWTSAGSDIYYNTGNVGIGLTSPQRKLHVSGGGIQLTNSTVGDGVNDGFLVDYATNDVVLSNRKIGGSLRFGTNGFSDKLTISASGNVGIGTTGPTTKLDVVGTVKATAFQGDGSGLTGVSAAPAGADMQIQFNNAGAMSGASKLFWNNTNAGLSVGIGYDNSASYPLYVGKAATNTRVAISNESTDLAGNTAEIEFRLGGNDRGGIKMRTMNTASAQYDMLFWTKESGINLERMRIANNGNVGIGTTTPQSKLDVNGGIRATEICDEAGANCKDISSGWGATVPNLTLAADNTSVGLYADGGTNGVAVGHASYAPTSGVAVGDSADGNFQGTAVGYFANGAASGVSIGWNSNSTSEAVGVGAQAHASRYGVSLGFQAGYNANTGSLTAGNGNVFLGYKAGVDGGQRSNTFIIANNSMTAKTPLMFGKFDTGNVGIGTITPSAKLEVAGGLRVADGSLAAPSISFSANSDTGLYHYGGEGVGVVTDGTLAVGFTPWSAYYSTSIILPNGTAVEHAIGSGSAAGLFFPNAATLAVTTNGAERLRVDSAGNVGIGVTGPTSKLQVAGNITPDITASKNIGSSTLRWNNIYLSNAPDVSSDARLKKNVKDSDLGLDFVNSLRPVSWTWKDENQGATEHYGVIAQEAELAIAKAKGEPSDVIVTHNEDSDSYSVRYTELIAPIIKAVQELYRDLLDVKAANAAKDLKIRELERKNEEMTKRLEKIEKALNAK, translated from the coding sequence ATGAATAAATTCATTCATTGGTGTGCCATTGCAGTCTGTTTTGCAGGCCAATCCACGTTGGCTGCGGGGGGAACCCACAAAGGCATCAGCTTCCAGGGGGTGATCAGACTTCCCAGCGGGGATTATCCTTCTGCTGCAGGTGTCAGCGTGCGTGGATTGGTCCTGTCCGCGAACAATTGTATTTTACGAGAAGAAGAATTCAGTTCCGTTAACATAGTCAATGGTTACATCAATCTGGTCATCGGTCAGGGAGTCACGGATGGAGATGATCCTGGTTTCACGATGACCGAGGTTATGGATAATTCCAAGGTTCGAAGCGGATTAAAATGCATAGAGGCAGGGGGCGGGCGTGTCAGTGGAAGTTTCAATCCTGGCGCAAGCAGTGGGGTTCGAAAATTTCGAATTGATTTGGCTGTTAATGGCATCCCCGTGCTTGCTGACTTTAATATGCGTGCGATGGCTTATGCCGTGAATTCCGAAACCTTGAATGGTAAGGAGGAAAGTGATTTCCTGCAGGTGGACCCGGGGAAAGGGGTTACACAGACCAATCTTGAAAAGGTGCTGGCGCAAACGACGAAACTTGAAAATCTATTATCCAACGTAAATCCGGATGGAACAGTCACTGCCACCAGCGCTTTGACGGCGGTCGTGGCGCAGAGTCTGGACAGTGCTTACACAGTCCCCGTGTCCCAAGGGGGCACCGGAGCCACAACCTCAATGGCGGCCTTGCAGAATCTGCTTCCCATTCAAACCGGAAAGACCAACTATTATTTGCAAACGGATGGAACGAACGCCTCGTGGCAGCCCGTTGTTGCCGGTGGCGGAACTATCACCTCCGTCGTGGCGGGGGCCGGTCTGGCCGGAGGTGCCACCGCAGGAGCAGCCACTCTGAGCCTTGAAGAACTTAATACGCAAGGAACTTATACCAAAGTTACGGCTGACAAATATGGTCGCGTGACGACGGGGACGACCTTGGCTGACAGTGATATCCCGGCGCTACCTGCGAATAAAATCACCTCAGGCACCCTGACTGTGGACGTGCAGAGCACGAATGTTTCGGCTACGAATCTTGCCGGGCAAAACCTAAAAATCTGGAATGGATCAAATTATTTAACCTTCACTTACCCTGCGGGCGGGGCTGGATACAGTCTTGAATGGCCTGCGATGACAAATGCGGCGAATGCCAACATGGTTTTACAAACTGATGGTGCTGGTAAATTGCAATGGGTGGCCCTTCCGACGGGGGCTTTTCAGGAGTCTACCAGTTTGGGGCAGGATCTAAGCGGAACTTTGCCAAATCCGAAAGTTGTAAAAATCAACGAGATCCCTGTGGCGAAAGCTTTGGCGACAGATGATCAAAAGTTCCTGAAGTATGTGGATGGAACTGGTTGGGTTCCCCACTATGTGAAGCTGTCAGAACTGAAAGACAGCTTGGGAACCGGCTCCGCATTCAATGTTGCAAGTTGTACTGCCAGCCAAACAATGGGTTGGTCGTCGATCACAGACAAGTTTGAGTGTCAGGACATTCAACTCAGTCTTGCAGGTACAGGTGTCACGGGAACTCTGCCTGTGACCAAAGGTGGTACAGGCTTGAGCGCGGCAGGCACGGCTAATCAATTGCTGGGAATGAATGGGGCGGGAAGCGCTCTGGAGTATAAAACCATCCCAACCTGCGGTGCAAATCAGTATGTCACGTTCAATGGAACAAGCTTTTCTTGCGTGAACGGTGCTCCATCTGGATCTGCGGGTGGAGATCTGACAGGTACTTATCCGAATCCGACGCTGAAGGCGACCGGCACGGCAGGGACTTACACGAAAGTCACGACGGATGCTCAAGGCCGCGTGACCAGCGGAGCGGCAGTGGCTGCTGCTGATATTACGACAGCTTTGGGTTATACTCCGGTGAACAAAGCCGGTGACTCGGTTACGGGAAATTTGATATTCGATAATACCAAGGGCTCTGAATACAAAGGGACTTCGGCCAACACTGCCACTTTGACGGGACCGAATGCAGCGATCGGAACAAGCTATGTTCTGCGTTTGCCAGCCACTCAAGGCACCGCCAATCAGGTGATGTCCGTGGATGGTTCTGGTAATTTGGGTTGGATGACGTTGGGTTCACTTGCGACCTCTGGAACTGTGAACAACAGCAATTGGTCGGGCACTGCCTTGTCGATTGCTAATGGTGGTACGGGGGCGACGACCCAAGCGGGTGCTGCGAATGCCGTGTTGCCATCACAATCCACCAATGCAGGTAAGTACTTAACTACAAATGGAACGGATGTTTCCTGGGCAGCGGTACCGACGGTGACTTATGGTACAACAGCCGGTACGGCCCTTCAGGGGAATCAAACCTTTGCTGGCGACGTGACAGGAACTGTTGGAGTGATGAAAGTTGAAAAACTGCAGAATCGCTCTGTTGCTGCAACGGCACCTACGAATGGTCAGGTGCTAAAATGGAACAACGGAACTTCCACATGGGAGCCTTCTGCCGATACAGATACTAATACCACTTACACCGCAGGGACAGGATTGTCACTGGCTGGCACAGTCTTTAGCGTTGACACCGTGCCATTGGCGAATGGCGGAACCGGCGCGACGACACAAGCAGGGGCACAAACAGCTTTGGGGATTGGTACAGCCGGAACGAAAGACACCGGCACAATCTCGGGCAAGGTTCCTTTGATTGGTCTAACAGGCATCACCGCCAACAGCATGTGTACTTCGGATGGGACAAGCTCATTGGTTTGTAACTCGCCAATCCCGACGGGGTCAAAATGGACGTCCGCGGGAAGTGATATCTATTACAACACGGGGAACGTGGGGATTGGACTAACAAGTCCACAAAGAAAGCTTCACGTCAGTGGTGGTGGAATTCAACTGACCAATTCTACTGTCGGCGATGGTGTAAATGATGGGTTTTTGGTTGATTATGCCACGAATGACGTGGTCCTCAGTAATCGTAAAATTGGTGGAAGCCTGCGATTTGGAACTAATGGATTTTCAGACAAGCTTACGATAAGTGCTTCCGGAAACGTTGGTATTGGCACGACGGGGCCGACAACAAAATTGGATGTTGTCGGTACAGTGAAAGCCACGGCCTTCCAAGGTGACGGATCTGGCTTGACGGGGGTATCTGCCGCACCTGCGGGGGCCGACATGCAAATTCAGTTTAACAACGCTGGTGCGATGTCTGGGGCCAGCAAGCTTTTTTGGAACAATACGAACGCAGGACTCTCTGTTGGTATCGGTTATGACAATTCAGCGTCCTATCCGCTTTATGTTGGCAAAGCAGCTACTAACACTAGAGTGGCTATATCCAATGAGAGCACGGATCTGGCCGGCAATACGGCCGAGATTGAGTTCCGCCTGGGAGGAAATGATCGTGGTGGAATCAAAATGCGGACTATGAATACGGCTTCGGCCCAGTATGATATGCTATTCTGGACCAAAGAGTCCGGAATTAACCTAGAGCGCATGCGAATTGCGAATAATGGAAATGTGGGTATTGGTACGACGACGCCTCAGTCTAAGTTGGATGTGAATGGTGGCATTCGCGCGACAGAGATCTGTGATGAGGCTGGAGCAAACTGTAAGGACATCTCTTCAGGCTGGGGTGCTACAGTTCCCAACTTGACTCTGGCTGCGGATAACACATCTGTGGGGTTGTATGCTGATGGCGGTACCAATGGGGTTGCCGTTGGTCATGCTTCCTATGCCCCGACGTCAGGAGTCGCCGTCGGGGATTCTGCGGACGGCAACTTCCAAGGGACTGCAGTGGGTTATTTTGCCAACGGAGCGGCGAGTGGTGTTTCCATCGGATGGAATTCTAACTCTACGTCAGAAGCTGTTGGGGTTGGTGCTCAAGCTCATGCGTCTCGCTATGGGGTGTCGCTGGGTTTCCAGGCCGGTTACAATGCAAATACGGGAAGTTTAACGGCGGGGAATGGGAATGTCTTCCTTGGTTACAAGGCCGGCGTTGATGGGGGCCAGAGATCGAATACGTTTATTATTGCCAATAATTCCATGACAGCCAAAACACCTCTGATGTTCGGGAAATTTGACACAGGAAATGTCGGTATCGGGACAATCACCCCAAGTGCAAAGCTTGAAGTTGCAGGAGGTTTACGCGTGGCCGACGGAAGCCTAGCGGCTCCTTCAATCTCGTTTTCTGCCAACTCTGATACAGGATTGTATCACTATGGTGGTGAAGGAGTCGGGGTGGTTACAGATGGCACTCTTGCTGTCGGCTTCACTCCGTGGAGTGCTTACTATTCTACTTCAATTATTCTACCCAATGGTACGGCTGTTGAGCATGCCATTGGATCAGGCTCTGCTGCGGGACTCTTTTTTCCAAATGCAGCCACTCTTGCGGTCACTACGAATGGCGCAGAGCGCTTAAGGGTCGACTCGGCGGGTAATGTTGGTATTGGCGTTACAGGTCCAACTTCGAAGCTGCAAGTTGCTGGTAACATCACTCCAGATATAACGGCATCAAAGAACATCGGGTCCAGCACGCTAAGATGGAACAATATCTATCTCTCAAATGCCCCTGATGTGAGTTCCGACGCTCGTTTGAAAAAGAATGTAAAAGACTCTGATCTCGGACTGGATTTTGTTAACTCTCTACGTCCTGTTTCATGGACGTGGAAAGATGAAAATCAAGGAGCTACAGAGCATTACGGAGTCATTGCTCAGGAAGCAGAGCTGGCTATTGCCAAAGCTAAAGGGGAGCCAAGTGATGTCATTGTGACCCACAACGAAGACAGCGACAGCTACAGTGTTAGATACACAGAGCTGATCGCTCCGATTATTAAAGCTGTGCAGGAGCTTTATCGCGATCTTCTGGATGTTAAGGCTGCCAATGCTGCCAAAGACCTGAAGATCAGAGAGCTGGAGCGCAAAAATGAAGAAATGACCAAACGTCTTGAAAAGATTGAGAAGGCTCTCAATGCTAAATAG
- the mgtE gene encoding magnesium transporter, translated as MDSNNNQNNIEVQDQDSVLSLSESWSALSPAERRKNFKDLPRTEAEELFLSLKTHDQAELIEEATHLEKRSWIRLLAPDDVADLIQEMGADHREDILSLLDPQTKREVTALLAYAEDAAGGLMSSRFVRLRPDMSVDEAISYIRIQAKTHVETIYYAYVLDSDQKLLGVVSFRELFQSSPEKKIAEIMHTDVLKVPVEMDQEQIGRIFSQQDLMAVPVVDENGIMKGIVTFDDVATAIQEEATEDIHKIGGVESLDAPYLKISMLEMLKKRGGWLLILFLGQMFTATAMAFFEDELSKAMVLSMFIPLIISSGGNSGSQASTLIIRAIALREVRLRDWWRVLGREIMAGACLGLVLGAIGFIRIMLWPNRETLYTVHYMHVGLTVAVSVVGVVLWGTISGSMLPFLLKKAGFDPASASAPAVATLVDVTGLVIYFTAASFFLTGILF; from the coding sequence ATGGACAGCAACAACAACCAGAACAACATCGAAGTCCAGGATCAAGACTCAGTTCTCAGTCTGTCAGAGAGCTGGTCTGCCCTTAGTCCGGCTGAGCGCCGCAAAAACTTCAAAGATCTGCCCCGCACCGAAGCTGAGGAACTTTTCCTCAGCCTTAAGACCCACGATCAGGCCGAACTTATCGAAGAAGCGACTCATCTTGAAAAAAGATCCTGGATCCGCCTGCTGGCCCCCGATGACGTGGCCGATTTGATTCAGGAAATGGGTGCCGATCACCGTGAAGACATCCTGTCTTTGCTGGACCCGCAAACCAAACGCGAAGTCACCGCCCTGCTGGCTTATGCTGAAGATGCCGCCGGGGGCTTGATGAGCTCCCGATTTGTGCGCCTGCGTCCTGACATGAGCGTGGATGAAGCCATCAGCTACATCCGCATTCAGGCCAAAACCCACGTTGAAACGATTTATTACGCTTACGTGCTGGACTCTGACCAGAAGCTTCTGGGTGTCGTTTCCTTCCGTGAGTTGTTCCAGTCCTCCCCTGAAAAGAAGATCGCCGAGATCATGCATACTGACGTTCTGAAAGTTCCCGTCGAAATGGACCAGGAGCAAATCGGTCGCATCTTCTCGCAACAGGATCTGATGGCCGTCCCGGTTGTTGATGAAAACGGTATCATGAAAGGTATCGTCACGTTCGATGACGTGGCCACCGCCATCCAGGAAGAAGCCACCGAAGATATCCATAAAATCGGGGGTGTTGAATCCCTGGATGCCCCGTACTTGAAGATCTCCATGCTGGAGATGCTAAAAAAACGCGGCGGCTGGCTGCTGATCCTTTTCCTGGGACAAATGTTCACCGCAACGGCCATGGCCTTTTTCGAGGACGAGCTTTCCAAAGCCATGGTTCTGTCGATGTTTATTCCGCTGATTATCAGCTCAGGTGGTAACTCCGGATCCCAGGCTTCGACATTGATCATCCGTGCGATCGCTCTGCGCGAGGTGCGTCTGCGAGACTGGTGGCGCGTCCTTGGCCGAGAAATCATGGCCGGCGCCTGCCTGGGCTTGGTCCTTGGCGCCATCGGTTTTATCCGAATCATGCTGTGGCCGAATCGTGAAACACTTTACACCGTTCACTACATGCATGTCGGCCTGACCGTCGCTGTCAGTGTGGTCGGCGTTGTGTTGTGGGGAACTATTTCCGGATCGATGCTTCCGTTCCTGCTGAAAAAAGCCGGCTTCGACCCTGCTTCGGCCTCGGCCCCGGCCGTCGCGACACTGGTGGACGTCACAGGCCTGGTGATCTACTTCACCGCTGCCTCTTTCTTCCTCACTGGCATCCTCTTCTAA